One region of Chlorobiota bacterium genomic DNA includes:
- a CDS encoding carboxypeptidase regulatory-like domain-containing protein, with translation MRNILAGVGALLLLAPIALTAQSTGTIQGKVFEEEGAPATGANIRLLGSRYGAVANQSGEFRIINIDPGQYTLVTTRSGSVPDTTAVEVLVDRTITLQIQLSMWSRGPIIVTERTNATPIFRGDPINREILPAELIQDRPTQGVGGLLDGLAGVISTGNGPSIHGGRPQESAFLIDGANVSDEFTGGAGTSFALAPTPASVAYAQLDLLKSGFGAEYDLDGPGFNLVTRTGRNDRYEAVARFRTAVPWLYGWSDPLTVKKAGTTTDTTLPAAQLQGSGRSTYEFGVGGPMPGWNGMTFFISGKYEGIKNTSPSYKVNDMSAEYAAARAGLARQVWGQQVNPTNLGQLPHQQAMIRDVTARFKANLTPMTSIEFGGEIGWTSAEHGAWGNIYQFDHPLFVKTTGESDTLFSVLERDAQQTNENILLRRGNVKLVHFLDSLSLLRLNLTVVDREYELGEKDESRSYGMLDAFHIYRPSDANGDVILDRYDLPQQDHRPNPNTAVQASPYLRNPLTGLYEGPESGGASMNPYGMNSGIFPVHGNSGGYEYRASTKMALNAAYEGMFTIGEIGAEVKAGVDAARYTLRRHSNSLPGIKTRSSMCTESAVITSPSRTPPES, from the coding sequence ATGAGGAACATTCTTGCGGGCGTTGGGGCATTGCTGCTATTGGCTCCCATCGCACTTACCGCACAATCTACCGGAACAATTCAAGGGAAGGTTTTTGAAGAAGAGGGCGCGCCGGCCACCGGTGCAAACATCCGCCTGCTTGGCTCCAGATATGGGGCCGTCGCAAATCAATCTGGCGAGTTTAGAATCATCAACATTGACCCCGGGCAATACACCCTTGTGACCACAAGAAGTGGCTCGGTTCCGGACACCACGGCGGTGGAGGTCCTTGTGGACCGGACAATCACCTTGCAGATTCAGCTGAGCATGTGGTCCAGGGGGCCGATTATCGTGACCGAACGGACGAACGCCACACCCATTTTTCGCGGCGACCCCATCAACCGGGAGATTCTTCCGGCCGAGCTTATCCAGGACCGGCCAACGCAAGGGGTTGGGGGACTTCTTGACGGGCTTGCTGGGGTGATCTCCACCGGGAACGGGCCATCAATCCATGGCGGGCGGCCTCAGGAAAGTGCTTTCCTGATTGATGGGGCCAACGTCAGCGATGAATTCACCGGTGGCGCGGGGACCTCCTTCGCGCTTGCGCCAACCCCGGCTTCGGTTGCCTACGCCCAGCTTGATCTTCTGAAAAGTGGCTTCGGTGCCGAGTATGATCTGGATGGGCCGGGCTTCAACCTTGTCACCCGCACCGGGCGGAACGACCGCTACGAGGCGGTTGCACGGTTCCGCACCGCCGTTCCATGGCTGTACGGATGGAGCGATCCCTTGACGGTGAAGAAAGCCGGAACCACAACCGACACCACGCTTCCGGCAGCACAGTTGCAGGGGTCGGGGCGAAGCACGTATGAGTTTGGTGTTGGCGGCCCAATGCCCGGTTGGAACGGCATGACCTTCTTCATCTCCGGCAAGTATGAAGGAATCAAGAACACTTCGCCAAGCTACAAGGTGAACGATATGTCGGCGGAATATGCGGCGGCGCGTGCTGGGCTTGCGCGCCAGGTGTGGGGCCAGCAGGTGAACCCAACAAACTTGGGGCAGCTTCCGCACCAGCAAGCAATGATCCGCGATGTCACGGCGCGGTTCAAGGCGAATCTTACGCCAATGACTTCGATAGAGTTTGGCGGCGAGATTGGCTGGACCAGCGCGGAGCATGGGGCGTGGGGGAATATCTATCAGTTCGACCACCCTCTGTTCGTGAAAACAACCGGCGAAAGCGACACCCTGTTCAGCGTGCTGGAACGGGACGCGCAGCAGACGAACGAGAATATCCTGCTACGGCGTGGCAACGTGAAGCTGGTTCATTTCCTTGACTCCCTTTCGCTGCTCCGTTTGAACCTTACGGTGGTGGATCGTGAGTATGAGTTGGGGGAAAAGGATGAGTCGCGCAGCTACGGGATGCTTGATGCGTTCCACATCTACCGCCCAAGCGATGCCAACGGGGATGTGATTCTTGACCGCTACGATCTTCCGCAGCAGGATCACCGCCCCAACCCGAACACTGCTGTGCAAGCATCACCGTACCTGCGGAACCCGCTAACGGGGTTGTATGAAGGGCCGGAGTCGGGCGGGGCAAGCATGAACCCGTACGGAATGAACAGCGGGATATTTCCGGTGCACGGAAACAGCGGTGGATATGAGTACCGGGCCTCCACCAAAATGGCCTTGAACGCCGCCTACGAAGGGATGTTCACGATTGGGGAGATTGGCGCGGAGGTTAAGGCCGGGGTTGACGCGGCCCGCTACACGTTGCGCCGCCACAGCAACTCGCTCCCTGGGATCAAAACCCGTTCTTCGATGTGTACGGAATCAGCAGTAATTACTTCACCTTCAAGGACACCACCGGAAAGCTGA